One stretch of Streptococcus australis DNA includes these proteins:
- a CDS encoding class IV adenylate cyclase yields MSSNIEFKAKLNNRNLAKNIIIKYSQANPEILKQRDIFYNFKLGRLKMRTINNSESELIFYIRQNIAGRKVSKYKRIKVKNPRLVDSMLSTLLGKIGEVKKSRTLYLKENIRFHLDEVAGLGNFIEVEYILPKDETRQSAEKKVDDIIKMLKIKKKDFIDISYMDMINKSR; encoded by the coding sequence ATGTCATCAAATATAGAATTTAAAGCAAAATTAAATAATCGAAATTTAGCAAAAAATATTATTATAAAATATAGTCAAGCAAACCCAGAAATATTAAAACAACGAGATATTTTCTACAATTTTAAGCTTGGTAGATTAAAGATGCGAACTATCAACAACTCAGAGTCTGAACTAATTTTTTATATCCGCCAAAACATTGCTGGAAGAAAGGTTTCTAAATACAAACGAATAAAAGTTAAAAATCCTAGGCTTGTCGATTCCATGCTTTCAACATTACTGGGAAAAATTGGTGAAGTGAAAAAGAGCAGAACCCTTTATCTTAAGGAGAATATTAGATTCCATTTAGACGAAGTTGCTGGCTTAGGTAATTTTATTGAAGTTGAGTATATTCTCCCTAAAGACGAAACAAGACAATCAGCAGAGAAAAAGGTTGATGATATTATAAAAATGCTTAAGATTAAGAAAAAAGATTTTATTGACATATCTTATATGGATATGATTAATAAATCAAGGTAA
- a CDS encoding IS1182 family transposase: MLDNQLTMDVSPYSSLYHIVVPKTHFLRQLTELCDFSFIYDELEKNYRPDFGRKAYSPIMMFKYLLLKDIYKLSDVDGVERSLSDMAFKFFLGLAPEDSVIEPSSLTKFRKLRIKDDKLLDVLIQKSVQIALEHNLIKSKILIVDATHTKAHYNHKKPQEILRERSKTLRKTIYQHSEDIKIEFPKKPQEDNLEAELTYTEELMAVVEKHEELLALPAVSQKFNYLKEAVEDDLEHLESSVKEEAKLGHKTADTSFYGYKSHIAMTDERIITACVVTSGKQSDGKYLPELYAKTMENNLDIETIIGDAAYSGKDNIQLARKEKIHLVSKLNPSVSKGYRKEEDAFELNKDAGLFVCPEGHMAIRKARTGKKYQNKNQVVTHYFDIEKCKSCLSKEGCYKEGAKSKTYSITIKSNDHLFQKKFQETPYFKEMARHRYKIEAKNAELKQRHGFDVARASGLFNMELQAATSIFVVNMKRIITLINTK, translated from the coding sequence ATGCTTGATAATCAGTTAACTATGGATGTCAGTCCTTATTCTAGTTTGTATCATATCGTTGTTCCGAAAACCCACTTTTTACGTCAGCTAACTGAACTCTGTGATTTTAGCTTTATTTATGATGAACTAGAAAAAAATTATCGTCCTGATTTTGGGCGTAAAGCTTATTCACCGATTATGATGTTCAAATATCTCTTGTTGAAAGATATTTATAAGTTATCAGATGTCGATGGGGTGGAACGTTCCTTGTCAGATATGGCCTTTAAATTTTTTCTTGGTCTAGCTCCAGAGGATTCTGTTATCGAACCATCCTCTCTGACAAAATTTAGAAAGCTAAGAATTAAAGATGACAAGCTACTTGACGTATTGATTCAGAAATCTGTTCAAATTGCACTCGAACACAACTTGATTAAGAGTAAGATCCTCATTGTGGATGCCACTCACACCAAAGCTCATTATAATCATAAGAAGCCCCAAGAAATTCTTAGGGAGCGTTCAAAAACTTTACGTAAAACGATTTATCAACATTCAGAAGATATCAAAATAGAATTTCCAAAGAAACCTCAGGAAGATAACCTTGAAGCAGAGTTGACCTATACAGAGGAATTAATGGCTGTGGTTGAAAAACATGAGGAACTCTTAGCTCTGCCGGCTGTGTCTCAAAAGTTCAATTATCTAAAAGAAGCTGTCGAGGACGACTTAGAACACTTGGAATCTTCTGTTAAAGAGGAGGCTAAGCTTGGACATAAGACAGCCGACACCTCTTTCTATGGCTATAAAAGTCATATCGCTATGACGGATGAACGGATTATTACTGCTTGTGTGGTCACTTCTGGCAAACAAAGTGATGGGAAATATTTACCTGAGTTATATGCCAAAACAATGGAAAATAATCTGGATATCGAGACTATTATTGGTGATGCGGCTTATTCAGGAAAGGACAACATTCAACTAGCTCGTAAAGAAAAGATTCATTTGGTGTCAAAACTGAACCCTTCTGTTTCAAAAGGTTACCGTAAAGAAGAGGATGCGTTTGAATTAAATAAAGACGCAGGGCTATTTGTCTGTCCGGAAGGACACATGGCTATTCGCAAAGCAAGGACAGGGAAAAAATATCAAAATAAGAATCAAGTCGTCACTCATTACTTTGACATTGAGAAGTGCAAGAGTTGCCTTTCCAAGGAAGGGTGTTATAAGGAGGGGGCAAAGTCTAAAACTTATTCAATAACCATTAAGAGTAACGACCATCTTTTCCAGAAGAAATTTCAGGAAACACCGTATTTTAAAGAAATGGCCAGACATCGCTATAAAATCGAAGCGAAGAATGCCGAACTAAAACAGAGACATGGCTTTGATGTCGCAAGGGCATCAGGTCTTTTCAACATGGAATTACAGGCAGCTACAAGTATCTTCGTGGTCAATATGAAACGAATTATAACCTTAATAAATACAAAATAA